The Symphalangus syndactylus isolate Jambi chromosome 3, NHGRI_mSymSyn1-v2.1_pri, whole genome shotgun sequence genome has a segment encoding these proteins:
- the ZFAND5 gene encoding AN1-type zinc finger protein 5 — MAQETNQTPGPMLCSTGCGFYGNPRTNGMCSVCYKEHLQRQQNSGRMSPMGTASGSNSPTSDSASVQRADTSLNNCEGAAGSASEKSRNVPVAALPVTQQMTEMSISREDKITTPKTEVSEPVVTQPSPSVSQPSTSQSEEKAPELPKPKKNRCFMCRKKVGLTGFDCRCGNLFCGLHRYSDKHNCPYDYKAEAAAKIRKENPVVVAEKIQRI, encoded by the exons ATGGCTCAGGAGACTAACCAGACCCCGGGGCCCATGCTGTGTAGCACAGGATGTGGCTTTTATGGAAATCCTAGGACAAATGGAATGTGTTCAGTTTGCTACAAAGAACATCTTCAGAGGCAGCAGAATAGTGGCAGAATGAGCCCAATGG ggaCAGCTAGTGGTTCCAACAGTCCTACCTCAGATTCTGCATCTGTACAGAGAGCAGACACTAGCTTAAACAACTGTGAAGGTGCTGCTGGCAGCGCATCTGAAAAATCAAG AAATGTGCCTGTGGCTGCCTTGCCTGTAACTCAGCAAATGACAGAAATGAGCATTTCAAGAGAGGACAAAATAACTACCCCGAAAACAGAGGTGTCAGAGCCAG TTGTCACTCAGCCCAGTCCATCAGTTTCTCAGCCCAGTACTTCTCAGAGTGAAGAAAAAGCTCCTGAATTGCCGAAACCAAAGAAAAACAGATGTTTCATGTGCAGAAAGAAAGTTGGTCTTACAG GGTTTGACTGCCGATGTGGAAATTTGTTTTGTGGACTTCACCGTTACTCTGACAAGCACAACTGTCCGTATGATTACAAAGCAGAAGCTGCAGcaaaaatcagaaaagagaatCCAGTTGTTGTGGCTGAAAAAATTCAGAGAATATAA